The proteins below are encoded in one region of Levilactobacillus namurensis:
- the ruvB gene encoding Holliday junction branch migration DNA helicase RuvB, translating into MADDDRLVSPEPADDREDSVEKSLRPQTLAQYIGQAPIKHELRVYIQAAKQREESLDHVLLYGPPGLGKTTLALVIANEMGVQIRTTSGPAIEKPGDLVALLNELQPGDILFIDEIHRLPKVVEEMLYSAMEDFYIDIVVGQGPTAHPVHFPLPPFTLIGATTRAGLLSAPLRDRFGIVEHMAYYDADDLEDIVVRSAEIFQTPIAPEGAKAIALRSRGTPRIANRLLKRIRDFAEVSPDHDTIDPVIVDHALTLLRVDSAGLDPIDIKLLTTMIDYYNGGPVGLNTLAANIGEETETVAAMYEPYLLQRGFLKRTAQGRVVTPAGYEHLGRPYPQQN; encoded by the coding sequence ATGGCAGATGACGACCGTCTTGTGTCACCAGAACCGGCCGATGATCGTGAAGATTCCGTTGAAAAATCATTACGGCCCCAAACGCTGGCCCAGTACATTGGCCAGGCGCCCATTAAACACGAGTTGCGGGTTTATATTCAAGCCGCGAAACAACGGGAGGAATCCTTAGACCACGTGCTGTTGTACGGGCCACCAGGTCTTGGGAAGACCACGTTGGCCTTGGTAATTGCTAACGAGATGGGGGTTCAGATTCGAACCACCAGTGGTCCCGCGATCGAGAAGCCGGGAGATCTGGTTGCACTGTTAAATGAATTGCAGCCCGGCGATATCTTATTTATTGATGAAATTCACCGGCTGCCTAAAGTGGTTGAGGAAATGCTGTACTCCGCGATGGAGGACTTCTATATCGACATTGTGGTGGGGCAGGGCCCGACCGCTCATCCGGTGCACTTTCCGTTACCGCCGTTTACCCTGATTGGTGCGACCACCCGTGCTGGACTGTTATCAGCGCCGTTACGGGACCGCTTCGGAATCGTTGAGCACATGGCCTACTATGATGCCGACGATTTAGAAGACATCGTGGTTCGCTCGGCGGAGATCTTCCAGACGCCGATTGCCCCGGAAGGTGCCAAGGCGATCGCGTTGCGGTCACGCGGGACACCCCGGATTGCGAACCGGTTGCTGAAGCGGATTCGGGATTTTGCGGAAGTGTCGCCGGATCATGACACCATTGATCCCGTGATTGTGGACCACGCCCTGACCCTCTTGCGGGTTGATTCGGCGGGACTAGATCCTATTGATATCAAGTTGTTGACCACCATGATCGATTATTACAACGGGGGTCCGGTTGGCCTGAATACGTTGGCGGCGAATATCGGTGAAGAGACCGAAACGGTCGCCGCCATGTATGAACCGTACTTACTTCAGCGGGGCTTCTTGAAGCGAACCGCGCAGGGGCGTGTCGTGACGCCCGCTGGGTACGAACATCTGGGTCGGCCTTATCCGCAGCAGAATTAA
- a CDS encoding DEAD/DEAH box helicase has translation MTADFTQFHLQDYLMKALDKIGFQHPTAVQEKLIPIIASGKDVVGQSQTGSGKTHTFLLPIFNQLTSDDQVQAVITTPSRELAYQIHSAAEQLAAEAPFEIRIGNYVGGTDKKRQITKLAHNQPQLVIGTPGRVMDLIQSDALNVHTTRQFVVDEADMTLDLGFLDQIDKIASRMPQHLQMMVFSATIPQKLNPFLRKYLNHPVIEEIPASAIISDTIDNWLISTKGQDRNRLIYQLITMGEPYLVLIFANTKTRVEELHHYLQSQGLKVAMIHGGIKPRERKRVMREVKNLQFQYVVATDLAARGIDIEGVSHVINDDIPEDLEFFIHRVGRTGRQGMPGTAITLYSPGEEKLVSEIEALGIHFQPKRIRDGEIVDSYDRNRRTKRRKSTQHLDPTLIGMVKKKKKKIKPGYKHQIKQAIHAKKDQERRIEQRAAARAERKRRKRNSDRYQ, from the coding sequence ATGACCGCAGATTTTACACAGTTTCACCTCCAAGACTACCTGATGAAGGCCTTGGATAAGATTGGGTTTCAACACCCTACGGCCGTCCAAGAAAAGCTGATCCCCATCATTGCTTCTGGCAAAGACGTGGTGGGTCAGTCCCAGACGGGGAGCGGTAAGACGCACACGTTCCTCTTACCCATCTTTAACCAACTGACCAGTGATGACCAAGTCCAGGCGGTAATCACCACGCCTAGCCGGGAGTTGGCCTATCAGATCCATTCGGCAGCGGAACAACTGGCCGCGGAAGCACCCTTTGAGATTCGTATTGGGAACTATGTCGGGGGAACGGATAAGAAACGGCAAATCACCAAGCTGGCCCATAACCAGCCCCAATTGGTGATTGGGACGCCTGGTCGGGTCATGGACTTGATTCAATCGGACGCATTGAACGTGCACACCACGCGACAATTCGTGGTGGATGAAGCCGATATGACGCTGGATCTAGGGTTCTTGGACCAGATTGACAAGATTGCTAGTCGGATGCCGCAGCACCTACAAATGATGGTCTTTTCCGCAACGATTCCACAAAAGCTGAACCCGTTCTTGCGCAAATACCTGAACCATCCCGTGATCGAAGAGATTCCCGCATCAGCGATTATCAGTGATACCATCGATAATTGGTTGATTTCAACCAAGGGTCAGGACCGTAACCGGCTGATCTACCAACTGATCACGATGGGGGAACCCTACCTGGTCTTGATCTTCGCGAACACCAAGACGCGAGTCGAAGAATTGCACCATTACCTGCAATCCCAAGGGTTAAAGGTCGCCATGATTCATGGGGGCATCAAGCCGCGGGAGCGGAAGCGGGTCATGCGTGAAGTGAAGAACTTGCAGTTCCAATACGTCGTGGCAACGGACTTGGCGGCGCGAGGAATTGATATCGAAGGCGTTTCCCACGTCATCAACGATGATATTCCGGAAGACCTAGAGTTCTTTATTCACCGGGTTGGCCGGACGGGACGTCAGGGGATGCCGGGGACGGCCATCACGCTGTACTCGCCCGGAGAAGAAAAGTTGGTCTCCGAGATTGAAGCCTTGGGTATCCACTTCCAACCTAAGCGAATTCGCGATGGTGAGATCGTTGATTCTTACGACCGGAACCGCCGGACCAAGCGACGGAAGTCCACGCAACACTTGGATCCCACGTTGATTGGGATGGTCAAAAAGAAGAAAAAGAAGATTAAGCCAGGGTACAAGCACCAGATCAAGCAGGCCATTCACGCGAAGAAGGACCAAGAACGGCGAATCGAGCAGCGAGCCGCGGCTCGTGCCGAACGGAAACGGCGGAAGCGTAATTCGGACCGTTACCAATAA
- the dinB gene encoding DNA polymerase IV, whose amino-acid sequence MPQPEAKYTQRKIIHVDMDAFYASIEERDHPQFKHHPLVIAKDPRKTGGRGVVATADYAARRHGIHSAMSANEALKLCPEAIFQTPNFPLYREVSAQIHRIFHEYTDKIEPVAFDEAYLDVTENKHHLRSAVQVAHEIQAEIYDQTHLTCSTGISYNKFLAKEASDYRKPVGVSVILPEDAHDFLMALPIKRFRGVGKKTVPKMYDLGIQTGADLYQRSQLALIHDFGKFGYVLYQRVRGIDERPVAYLRERKSIGKERTYGPPLTTAGEVENQLTFLAERVAQAVARKQRHGKTLVLKLRTSDFTTVTKRITRDDFIANDATTYYELAWELYQSVATPDEQIRLLGITITGLASQTFENVSLPLWGDQ is encoded by the coding sequence GTGCCGCAACCGGAAGCGAAGTATACCCAGCGTAAGATTATTCACGTGGACATGGATGCCTTTTATGCGTCCATTGAGGAGCGGGACCATCCGCAGTTCAAGCACCACCCCTTAGTGATTGCCAAGGATCCCCGCAAAACGGGGGGACGTGGGGTGGTAGCAACGGCTGATTACGCCGCGCGCCGACACGGCATCCATTCGGCCATGAGCGCCAATGAAGCCCTAAAGTTGTGTCCGGAAGCCATCTTTCAGACGCCCAATTTTCCCCTTTACCGCGAGGTCTCCGCACAGATTCACCGGATCTTTCACGAATATACGGACAAAATCGAACCCGTGGCCTTCGATGAGGCCTACCTGGATGTGACCGAAAATAAGCACCATCTCCGCTCAGCCGTCCAGGTCGCTCACGAGATTCAAGCGGAGATTTACGACCAAACGCACCTGACCTGTTCCACGGGCATTTCGTACAACAAATTTTTGGCCAAAGAGGCTTCAGATTACCGTAAGCCGGTGGGGGTCAGCGTGATCTTGCCGGAAGATGCCCATGACTTTCTGATGGCGTTACCGATCAAACGGTTCCGGGGAGTAGGGAAGAAGACGGTGCCCAAGATGTATGATTTAGGCATCCAAACGGGCGCCGACCTGTATCAGCGCAGCCAACTGGCGTTGATCCATGACTTTGGGAAGTTTGGCTACGTGCTCTACCAACGGGTACGGGGAATTGATGAGCGGCCGGTCGCCTACCTGCGGGAGCGCAAGTCAATTGGCAAGGAGCGTACGTACGGGCCGCCACTAACCACGGCGGGGGAAGTAGAAAACCAGTTAACGTTTCTGGCCGAACGGGTAGCCCAAGCGGTCGCACGGAAACAGCGCCACGGGAAGACCCTGGTCTTGAAGCTACGAACCAGTGACTTTACCACGGTGACCAAGCGAATAACGCGAGACGACTTTATCGCGAACGATGCCACGACCTATTATGAGTTGGCCTGGGAACTTTACCAGAGCGTGGCGACACCGGACGAACAGATTCGTTTACTGGGCATCACGATCACGGGGCTGGCGTCACAGACGTTCGAGAACGTCAGCCTGCCACTTTGGGGTGATCAGTGA
- the yajC gene encoding preprotein translocase subunit YajC — protein MLGNLAIAAGAGGSYSTLIILVVFLALMYFLMLRPQQKQQKQHRDMMSKLSKGDHVITIGRLHGVIDEINDADKTVTLDCDGIYLVFDLRAIAQVTAQAPQAVTTPAADKADDAADKDAQEDTSAAETSATDDAAKPADDSAADDTTK, from the coding sequence GTGTTAGGAAATCTTGCAATCGCTGCCGGTGCTGGCGGCTCATACTCCACGTTGATCATTTTAGTGGTCTTCTTGGCGTTGATGTACTTCTTGATGTTACGGCCACAACAAAAGCAACAAAAGCAACACCGTGACATGATGAGTAAGTTAAGTAAGGGAGACCACGTCATTACGATTGGTCGTCTGCACGGGGTCATTGATGAAATCAACGACGCTGACAAGACGGTCACGTTGGACTGCGACGGGATCTACTTGGTCTTTGATTTACGGGCCATTGCCCAGGTAACGGCTCAAGCACCCCAAGCTGTCACGACACCAGCCGCTGATAAGGCTGATGACGCAGCTGACAAGGATGCTCAGGAAGACACCAGTGCTGCTGAAACGTCAGCAACTGATGATGCCGCTAAGCCAGCTGACGACTCTGCCGCTGACGATACGACGAAATAA
- a CDS encoding bifunctional oligoribonuclease/PAP phosphatase NrnA — MAIEAAILEQIKHYQTIIIHRHQHPDPDCIGAQLGLRTILRASFPDKTVKAVGKHYPGFDWLGQADTDVTDADYREALVIVVDTANQPRVDDDRWQTGKAVVKIDHHPNDDAFGDLQWVRDQASSTSELLYDFYAANADELTLPVEAARLFYAGIVGDTGRFMYPATSAHTLEVAGKLMTTGFSASDVNQAEDEISPAMARLSAYVYQHLTILPSGAAYLKLSDADLEPFELGETDSTSAVVPLPGKITTVKAWAFFVEAKDHTYRIRLRSKGPSINGLAKAHGGGGHALASGATAHDQAEIDQVVQELDALVAQDKGE, encoded by the coding sequence ATGGCGATTGAAGCTGCCATTTTAGAACAAATCAAACACTATCAAACAATTATTATTCACCGACACCAGCATCCAGACCCAGATTGTATTGGGGCGCAGTTGGGACTACGGACCATCTTACGGGCTAGTTTTCCCGACAAGACGGTCAAGGCCGTGGGTAAACATTACCCGGGTTTTGATTGGCTGGGGCAAGCCGACACGGACGTGACCGACGCGGATTACCGTGAAGCCTTAGTCATCGTGGTCGACACGGCCAACCAACCTCGGGTGGACGATGACCGGTGGCAAACGGGGAAGGCCGTGGTTAAGATCGACCACCACCCCAACGACGATGCCTTTGGGGACCTGCAGTGGGTCCGTGACCAGGCCTCTAGCACGTCAGAACTGCTATATGACTTTTATGCGGCCAACGCTGATGAATTAACGTTACCGGTCGAGGCTGCGCGGTTATTCTATGCCGGCATCGTGGGCGATACGGGTCGCTTTATGTACCCAGCTACCTCGGCGCACACCTTAGAAGTGGCCGGTAAGTTGATGACCACTGGGTTTTCAGCCAGCGATGTCAATCAGGCCGAAGACGAGATTTCACCTGCCATGGCCCGGTTGTCCGCGTACGTCTACCAGCACCTAACGATTCTGCCTAGTGGAGCAGCCTACTTGAAGTTGAGTGATGCTGATCTGGAACCCTTTGAGTTAGGGGAGACCGATTCGACATCGGCGGTCGTGCCTTTGCCGGGGAAGATCACCACGGTCAAGGCCTGGGCCTTCTTCGTTGAAGCTAAGGACCACACGTACCGGATTCGCCTACGCTCCAAGGGACCGTCCATTAACGGTTTGGCTAAGGCGCACGGCGGTGGCGGGCATGCGTTGGCCAGCGGTGCGACCGCACACGACCAAGCAGAGATTGACCAAGTCGTTCAGGAATTAGACGCCTTGGTTGCACAAGATAAAGGAGAATAG
- the mutL gene encoding DNA mismatch repair endonuclease MutL — MAKIHELASVLADQIAAGEVVERPASVVKELVENAIDAHSTQIDIVVEESGLKRITVVDDGDGIADEDTEMAFKRHATSKITDRRDLFKVKSLGFRGEALPSIASVADVTLTTSTGGVGTLIHNVGGQIVEHAPAAARKGTEITVTDLFGNVPARLKYLKSPTTELAKITDIVNRIALSYPQIAFSLVHNGRELTRTSGRGDLQQVIAGIYGVQSARKMVAINGENPDFKVTGYVSLPELTRASRQYISLLLNGRYIHNFHLSKALIAGYGSKLMVGRYPIAVLAITMDPLLVDVNVHPTKQEVRISQEPELTKLIETTVYQRLSQENLIPDVFSELPRKRQNQPASDQLTMALNQASQKYPLPSAQETTSATTADTTAEAIPATPERPSADATDHAGPAPLTAPTASPVEPVMIQAESDLQLPAVQAFDQKYQTETPAAPLGRPAAQPVPDSSLAASPAPEQPRFPQLRYLGQVHGTYLLAEADDGLYLVDQHAAQERVNYEYYRQAIGQVSDDEQKLLVPIVLDYPTTDILALNDHLETLASVGVHLESFGPNSLIVHEHPTWFKAGQETATIKEMIDWVLKDGKLSVAAFREKTAIMMSCKRAIKANHHLDDQQAQALLAKLATAENPFNCPHGRPVLVHFTDQDLERLFKRIQDPHQSGDDWEA; from the coding sequence ATGGCGAAAATACATGAACTCGCATCGGTCTTAGCGGACCAGATCGCGGCGGGAGAGGTGGTCGAACGACCAGCTTCGGTCGTGAAAGAACTAGTGGAAAACGCCATTGACGCTCACAGTACCCAGATTGATATTGTCGTTGAGGAGTCTGGCTTGAAACGGATCACGGTGGTAGACGACGGTGACGGGATTGCTGATGAGGATACCGAGATGGCTTTCAAACGGCACGCCACCAGTAAGATCACGGACCGTCGGGACCTCTTTAAAGTGAAGTCGCTGGGGTTTCGGGGCGAGGCCCTTCCCAGTATTGCGTCGGTGGCGGATGTGACGCTGACCACCTCGACGGGCGGCGTCGGCACCCTGATCCACAACGTCGGCGGTCAGATTGTGGAACACGCACCGGCCGCGGCGCGCAAGGGAACGGAGATTACCGTGACAGACCTGTTCGGTAACGTCCCGGCACGCTTAAAGTACCTGAAGTCCCCCACGACGGAGCTGGCGAAGATCACGGATATCGTGAACCGAATTGCTTTGAGCTATCCGCAGATTGCGTTCTCGCTGGTGCATAATGGTCGCGAACTGACCCGGACCAGTGGCCGGGGAGACCTGCAACAGGTGATTGCGGGGATCTATGGGGTCCAGAGTGCGCGGAAGATGGTGGCCATTAACGGTGAGAATCCCGACTTCAAAGTGACCGGGTACGTCAGCTTACCAGAATTGACGCGTGCAAGTCGTCAGTACATCTCATTGCTCCTGAATGGTCGGTACATTCATAACTTTCATCTCAGTAAGGCCTTGATTGCCGGGTATGGGTCTAAATTGATGGTGGGGCGTTATCCGATTGCCGTTTTAGCCATCACCATGGACCCCTTACTGGTCGACGTGAACGTCCATCCGACCAAGCAAGAGGTTCGGATTAGCCAGGAACCGGAATTGACCAAGTTGATCGAGACCACGGTCTACCAACGTCTGTCACAAGAGAACTTGATTCCGGACGTTTTCAGTGAGCTGCCCCGTAAGCGGCAGAACCAGCCCGCTAGCGATCAGCTGACCATGGCCTTGAACCAGGCATCCCAGAAGTATCCGTTGCCCAGTGCCCAGGAAACGACGTCGGCGACCACGGCTGACACCACCGCTGAAGCGATACCGGCGACCCCGGAGCGACCGTCAGCCGATGCGACCGATCATGCGGGACCGGCACCGCTGACGGCGCCGACAGCCAGTCCGGTGGAACCGGTGATGATTCAAGCTGAATCAGACCTCCAGTTACCTGCTGTTCAGGCGTTTGATCAGAAGTATCAGACGGAGACCCCGGCGGCGCCCTTAGGCCGACCGGCCGCACAACCGGTACCGGATTCCTCGCTGGCGGCGTCACCCGCCCCGGAGCAGCCGCGGTTCCCACAGTTACGGTATTTAGGCCAGGTTCATGGGACCTATCTGTTAGCTGAAGCCGATGATGGGCTGTACCTGGTCGACCAACACGCCGCCCAAGAACGGGTCAACTACGAGTATTATCGACAGGCCATTGGGCAAGTTAGTGACGATGAGCAGAAGCTGTTGGTGCCGATTGTTCTGGACTACCCAACCACCGATATTTTGGCGTTAAATGACCACCTGGAGACTTTGGCGAGCGTCGGGGTCCACCTAGAGTCGTTTGGCCCGAACAGTCTAATCGTGCATGAGCACCCGACCTGGTTCAAAGCGGGGCAGGAGACGGCGACGATTAAAGAAATGATCGATTGGGTCTTGAAGGACGGTAAGCTATCCGTTGCCGCTTTTCGGGAGAAAACGGCGATTATGATGAGCTGTAAACGGGCTATCAAGGCCAATCATCATCTGGATGATCAACAAGCACAAGCCTTGCTCGCTAAGCTGGCAACGGCGGAGAACCCGTTCAATTGTCCGCACGGCCGCCCCGTTTTGGTCCACTTTACGGATCAAGATTTGGAACGGTTATTCAAGCGTATCCAGGATCCGCACCAGAGTGGGGATGACTGGGAAGCCTGA
- the ruvA gene encoding Holliday junction branch migration protein RuvA: protein MYEYLRGIVAAVTPDHIVVDVNGVGYLVNTANPYRYTEDQTVTIYVYQAVSDTAQTLYGFADFAEKQLFLKLINVSGIGPKSALAILANPDHDGLMMAIKTNDVSFLTKFPGVGKKTAGQLVLDLQGKLDDLAPATSSQLFEPEAVATGEGNPQLDDCLAALAALGYREAAIKKITPQLRQFAGQSTNDYLSEGLRLLTK, encoded by the coding sequence ATGTATGAATACCTACGAGGGATCGTTGCGGCGGTAACGCCGGACCACATCGTCGTGGACGTGAACGGGGTCGGGTACTTGGTCAACACGGCGAACCCGTACCGTTACACGGAAGATCAGACGGTGACGATTTATGTCTATCAGGCCGTTAGTGACACGGCGCAGACTCTATATGGGTTTGCGGATTTTGCTGAAAAACAGTTATTCTTAAAGCTGATCAACGTCAGTGGTATCGGGCCGAAGAGTGCCTTGGCGATTCTGGCGAATCCAGATCACGATGGCCTAATGATGGCCATTAAAACCAATGACGTGAGCTTCTTGACTAAGTTCCCTGGTGTGGGGAAGAAGACGGCTGGACAGTTGGTCTTGGACTTACAGGGTAAGCTCGATGACCTCGCGCCGGCTACGAGTTCGCAGCTCTTTGAACCGGAAGCCGTGGCAACCGGCGAAGGCAATCCGCAATTGGATGATTGCTTAGCGGCGTTAGCGGCTTTGGGGTACCGGGAAGCGGCCATCAAGAAGATTACCCCGCAATTGCGTCAATTTGCGGGTCAGAGTACGAACGATTACTTGAGTGAGGGCTTACGGCTCTTAACCAAATAA